A genome region from Candidatus Binatia bacterium includes the following:
- a CDS encoding flavin reductase family protein codes for MSLDAASFRRLIGHFATGVAVVTTCNDGFLHGVTANSVTSVSLDPLLLLVCVDKTAHGHAEMLRCSSFGVSILAADQAHVSSLFAKTGEPVEGKLRGDVGFRYGQTGCPLLEGAIAHVECLPHAQVDAGDHTIFIGRVLHGEIACADAEPLLYFRGGYREIHRG; via the coding sequence GTGTCGCTCGATGCAGCATCCTTCCGGCGCCTCATCGGCCACTTTGCAACCGGAGTGGCCGTCGTCACGACCTGCAACGACGGGTTCCTCCACGGCGTCACCGCCAACTCCGTCACCAGCGTCTCGCTCGATCCGCTGCTGCTGCTCGTCTGCGTGGACAAGACTGCCCACGGCCACGCCGAGATGCTGCGCTGCTCGAGCTTCGGCGTCAGCATCCTGGCGGCGGACCAAGCCCACGTGTCGAGCCTGTTCGCCAAGACCGGGGAGCCGGTCGAGGGCAAGCTGCGCGGTGACGTCGGCTTCCGCTACGGCCAGACCGGTTGCCCCCTGCTCGAAGGCGCAATCGCCCATGTCGAATGCCTGCCCCATGCCCAGGTCGACGCCGGAGACCATACGATCTTCATCGGCCGCGTCCTTCATGGGGAGATCGCGTGCGCCGATGCCGAGCCGCTGCTGTACTTCCGCGGAGGCTACCGGGAAATCCACCGCGGCTGA